One Desertibacillus haloalkaliphilus DNA segment encodes these proteins:
- a CDS encoding UvrB/UvrC motif-containing protein, whose amino-acid sequence LKELEQRLDETRKEKDAAVQSQEFEKAASLRDSEQRLREELEEMKNEWKKKQGQEDTEVTAEDIAQVVASWTGIPVSKLAEEETDRLLKMESILHERVIGQEEAVKSISKAVRRARAGLKDPKRPIGSFIFLG is encoded by the coding sequence ACTTGAAAGAGCTTGAGCAACGTCTTGACGAAACGAGAAAAGAAAAAGACGCCGCTGTTCAAAGCCAGGAATTTGAAAAAGCTGCTTCTTTACGTGATTCAGAGCAACGTTTACGTGAAGAGTTAGAAGAAATGAAGAATGAGTGGAAGAAAAAGCAAGGCCAAGAAGATACAGAGGTAACAGCTGAAGACATTGCACAAGTTGTAGCAAGCTGGACTGGAATCCCTGTATCGAAATTAGCAGAAGAAGAGACGGACCGCTTACTTAAGATGGAGTCGATTCTACATGAACGAGTTATTGGTCAGGAAGAAGCTGTTAAATCGATCTCTAAAGCTGTACGCCGTGCACGGGCAGGACTGAAAGATCCTAAGCGTCCAATTGGTTCCTTCATTTTCTTAGGAC